In Candidatus Nitronauta litoralis, one DNA window encodes the following:
- a CDS encoding c-type cytochrome — MITLPHAPSLKGHTWLVLLAILLLFPNIAAAHSEDAGQHDLNKLEPKPEGMIEFENKAPGSEYAADQEEESGPDLSQGLHLDDAFFTRGAHKEGMKIKPMTKGQALLARGRNIFLHMCVYCHGKDGNGGGTATDYLYPWPRDFRKGIFKFRSTPTGTLPRDEDIYRTIVKGVPGTSMPAWKDALSPQDTWALVNLIKSFSPRFRHEPAGKPVEVNPIPSSPKLIERGKALFTKHKCVDCHGESLKGDGKHASSLMDAWKHAVFVHDLTQPNTIKSGHSPEELFRTLSTGLDGTPMESFSHLPAEDRWALVHYVRSKFQNDYQVAGYETDLFSHYIDQQILPEPGSKVWNNVEGIDLHLRPLSARRGAVEIINVASVNNGETIAFRLKWKDPTKDGFVENRGDVFRDGVAIQVALGAVTLHTHGHNEPFFGMGNRGKPVNIWHWKAGLEETLEASEESEYSTGGVDMDALIFGGIMSNPISRLNNTSETQVEELNSEGFGTITPQRPELQNVEGFGEWKDGEWTVVFTRQMDSTSKWDAKFIDRIDPALIAFAVWDGNQEDRNGRKVISVWQRLHVLKEGMTEAQALAKKSSSGGHGGHGGHGGHSGHGEHMDHGAMDHH; from the coding sequence ATGATCACGCTGCCGCACGCTCCTTCATTAAAGGGACACACTTGGCTGGTTCTTCTCGCCATTCTGCTGCTTTTTCCAAACATTGCCGCCGCACACAGTGAAGATGCCGGCCAACACGACCTCAACAAACTCGAGCCCAAACCCGAAGGCATGATTGAGTTTGAAAACAAGGCCCCCGGCTCGGAGTACGCCGCCGACCAGGAAGAAGAGAGCGGCCCCGACCTGTCTCAAGGCCTGCATCTGGATGATGCCTTTTTCACACGCGGTGCACATAAGGAAGGCATGAAGATCAAACCCATGACCAAAGGACAGGCGCTGCTCGCTCGTGGTCGAAACATCTTCCTCCATATGTGCGTGTACTGCCACGGCAAAGACGGCAACGGCGGCGGCACGGCAACCGATTATCTCTACCCCTGGCCACGCGATTTTCGAAAAGGCATTTTCAAATTCCGGTCAACACCCACGGGTACCCTGCCCCGCGATGAAGACATCTATCGCACGATAGTGAAGGGTGTCCCCGGCACTTCCATGCCTGCCTGGAAAGACGCGCTTTCGCCACAGGACACCTGGGCACTGGTCAACCTCATCAAAAGTTTTTCACCACGCTTCCGCCACGAACCCGCAGGCAAGCCGGTCGAGGTCAACCCCATTCCATCCAGCCCGAAACTGATCGAACGCGGCAAAGCCCTGTTCACCAAACATAAATGCGTCGACTGTCACGGCGAATCTCTTAAAGGAGATGGCAAACACGCCTCCTCCCTGATGGACGCCTGGAAACACGCCGTGTTCGTCCACGATCTGACCCAGCCCAATACCATTAAATCAGGACATTCACCGGAAGAATTATTCCGTACATTGAGTACGGGTCTCGACGGCACACCGATGGAATCTTTCTCGCACCTGCCGGCTGAAGACCGCTGGGCACTGGTACATTACGTCCGTTCAAAATTCCAGAATGATTATCAGGTTGCCGGCTATGAAACCGACCTGTTCAGCCATTATATCGACCAGCAGATCCTGCCTGAACCCGGCAGCAAGGTCTGGAACAACGTCGAAGGCATCGACCTCCACCTGCGTCCTTTATCCGCACGGCGTGGCGCAGTGGAAATCATTAACGTTGCCTCTGTCAACAACGGTGAGACCATCGCCTTCCGCCTGAAGTGGAAAGATCCTACCAAGGACGGTTTCGTCGAAAACCGGGGCGATGTTTTCCGCGATGGCGTTGCCATCCAGGTAGCGCTGGGTGCGGTGACCCTGCACACGCACGGACACAACGAACCGTTTTTCGGGATGGGCAATCGTGGGAAACCGGTTAACATCTGGCACTGGAAAGCGGGACTCGAAGAAACGCTGGAGGCCTCAGAAGAATCCGAGTACTCAACCGGCGGTGTCGATATGGACGCCCTCATCTTCGGTGGCATCATGTCAAACCCCATCTCGCGGCTCAACAATACTTCTGAAACCCAGGTGGAAGAACTCAACTCTGAAGGGTTCGGCACCATCACACCACAGCGACCCGAACTGCAAAACGTGGAAGGGTTCGGTGAATGGAAAGATGGGGAATGGACCGTCGTGTTCACCCGCCAAATGGATTCAACCAGTAAATGGGACGCCAAGTTTATCGACCGCATCGATCCCGCCCTGATCGCTTTCGCCGTATGGGATGGTAACCAGGAAGATCGCAATGGACGCAAGGTCATCAGTGTGTGGCAACGGTTGCACGTACTGAAAGAAGGCATGACCGAAGCCCAG